In the Streptomyces sp. BHT-5-2 genome, one interval contains:
- a CDS encoding amidohydrolase family protein: MPPYANPGLNLADLTAIDVHTHAEVSAKGHSSLGDDLHDASSAYFKVEGERKPTLEETAAYYRERKMAAVIFTVDAESATGTAPVPNEDVAEAAAANADVLIPFASIDPFRGKAGVRQARRLVEEYGVRGFKFHPSIQGFFPNDRSVAYGLYEVIEETGTLALFHTGQTGIGAGVPGGGGIRLKYSNPLHVDDVAADFPHLKIILAHPSFPWQDEALAVATHKPGVHIDLSGWSPKYFPPQLVQYANTLLKDKVLFGSDFPVLTPDRWLADFARLSIKDEVRPKILKENAARLLGLTKP, from the coding sequence ATGCCCCCCTACGCGAACCCCGGGTTGAACCTCGCCGACCTGACCGCGATCGACGTCCACACTCACGCGGAGGTGTCCGCCAAGGGCCACTCCTCCCTGGGCGATGACCTGCACGACGCCTCCTCCGCCTACTTCAAGGTCGAGGGCGAGCGGAAGCCGACCCTGGAGGAGACCGCCGCGTACTACCGCGAGCGGAAGATGGCGGCCGTCATCTTCACGGTCGACGCCGAATCCGCCACCGGCACCGCGCCGGTCCCCAACGAGGACGTCGCCGAGGCGGCCGCCGCCAACGCGGACGTCCTCATCCCCTTCGCCTCGATCGATCCCTTCCGGGGCAAGGCGGGTGTGCGGCAGGCCCGCCGGCTGGTCGAGGAGTACGGAGTCAGGGGCTTCAAGTTCCACCCCAGCATCCAGGGCTTCTTCCCCAACGACCGCTCGGTGGCGTACGGCCTGTACGAGGTCATCGAGGAGACCGGCACCCTCGCGCTCTTCCACACCGGCCAGACGGGCATCGGCGCCGGTGTTCCGGGCGGAGGCGGTATCCGCCTGAAGTACTCCAACCCGCTGCACGTGGACGACGTCGCCGCCGACTTCCCGCACCTGAAGATCATCCTGGCGCACCCGTCCTTCCCCTGGCAGGACGAGGCACTCGCGGTCGCCACGCACAAGCCGGGCGTGCACATCGACCTGTCCGGCTGGTCACCGAAGTACTTCCCGCCACAACTGGTGCAGTACGCCAACACGTTGCTGAAGGACAAGGTCCTCTTCGGCTCCGACTTCCCCGTCCTCACCCCGGACCGCTGGCTCGCCGACTTCGCCAGGCTGTCGATCAAGGACGAGGTCAGGCCGAAGATCCTCAAGGAGAACGCCGCCCGCCTGCTCGGGCTGACGAAACCGTAA
- the menE gene encoding o-succinylbenzoate--CoA ligase — protein sequence MRNEGLGSWPARRARKTPHRTALIHHDTTTTYAELYARTTRLAHALRARGIRRGDRIAYLGPNHPSFLETLFAAGTLGAAFVPLNTRLAGPETAHQLADSGAKVLVFAPSHAGLVAGLPGTAGVRTYLEVGADYEEAVAGASAEPFDEPVAADDICIIMYTSGTTGRPKGAMLTHGNLTWNAVNVLVDTDLTADERALVSAPLFHTAGLNMLTLPVLLKGGTCVLADAFDPDATFDLVERHRITFMFGVPTMFDQVARHPRWAEADLSSLRTLNCGGSPVPTPLIARYQERGLTFLQGYGMTEAAPGTLFLDAEHAVGKAGSAGVPHFFSDVRVVRPDLTPVDVGETGEVVVRGPHVMAGYWGLPEETAACFKDGWFRSGDAARIDEDGYVSIVDRIKEMVISGGENIYPAEVEGHLLAHPAVAECAVIGVPDDKWGEVPRAVLVPRQGVALDPDEVLASLAGRLAKYKIPKSVVIADELPRTASGKLRKAQVRQLYGSNSQQRKSL from the coding sequence ATGCGCAACGAGGGACTGGGGTCGTGGCCCGCCCGCCGGGCCCGCAAGACCCCGCACCGCACCGCCTTGATCCACCACGACACGACGACCACCTACGCCGAGCTGTACGCGCGCACCACCCGCCTCGCCCACGCCCTACGGGCCCGGGGCATCCGGCGCGGCGACCGGATCGCCTACCTGGGCCCCAACCACCCCTCCTTCCTGGAGACGCTGTTCGCCGCCGGCACCCTCGGCGCGGCCTTCGTCCCGCTCAACACCCGCCTGGCCGGCCCCGAGACGGCCCACCAACTCGCCGACTCCGGTGCCAAGGTCCTCGTCTTCGCCCCGTCCCACGCCGGCCTCGTCGCCGGGCTGCCGGGCACCGCCGGCGTACGGACGTACCTCGAAGTGGGCGCCGACTACGAGGAAGCGGTCGCCGGGGCGTCGGCCGAGCCGTTCGACGAACCGGTCGCCGCCGACGACATCTGCATCATCATGTACACCTCGGGGACGACCGGCCGCCCCAAGGGCGCGATGCTCACGCACGGCAACCTGACCTGGAACGCCGTCAACGTCCTGGTCGACACCGACCTGACCGCCGACGAACGGGCTCTGGTCTCCGCGCCGTTGTTCCACACCGCCGGGCTGAACATGCTCACTCTGCCGGTGCTGCTGAAGGGCGGCACCTGCGTCCTGGCCGACGCCTTCGACCCGGACGCTACCTTCGACCTGGTCGAACGGCACCGGATCACCTTCATGTTCGGGGTGCCGACCATGTTCGACCAGGTGGCGCGGCATCCACGCTGGGCCGAGGCGGACCTGTCCTCGCTGCGGACCCTCAACTGCGGTGGATCCCCGGTACCGACGCCGCTGATCGCCCGCTACCAGGAGCGCGGTCTGACCTTCCTCCAGGGGTACGGCATGACCGAGGCCGCACCCGGCACGCTGTTCCTGGACGCCGAGCACGCGGTGGGCAAGGCGGGCTCGGCGGGTGTCCCGCACTTCTTCAGCGACGTACGGGTGGTGCGCCCGGACCTCACGCCGGTCGACGTCGGTGAGACCGGCGAGGTCGTCGTCCGCGGGCCGCACGTGATGGCCGGCTACTGGGGCCTGCCCGAGGAGACGGCCGCCTGCTTCAAGGACGGTTGGTTCCGCAGCGGGGACGCGGCCCGCATCGACGAGGACGGCTACGTCTCCATCGTCGACCGCATCAAGGAAATGGTCATCTCCGGCGGGGAGAACATCTACCCCGCGGAGGTCGAGGGCCACCTCCTGGCCCACCCCGCCGTCGCCGAATGCGCCGTCATCGGCGTACCGGACGACAAGTGGGGCGAGGTGCCGCGCGCCGTCCTCGTCCCCCGCCAAGGCGTCGCGCTCGACCCGGACGAGGTCCTCGCGTCGCTTGCCGGCCGCCTCGCCAAGTACAAGATCCCCAAGTCGGTGGTGATCGCGGACGAACTCCCGCGCACCGCCTCCGGAAAGCTCCGCAAAGCCCAGGTGCGCCAGCTCTACGGCTCGAACTCCCAGCAAAGGAAGTCCCTATGA
- a CDS encoding MaoC family dehydratase has product MSITVNGLAELRKLAGSDLGTSGWIEITQERINTFAGATDDHQWIHVDPERAAAGPFGAPIAHGYLTLALFIPLFTELLDVRGVATKVNYGLNKVRFPAPVKAGSRIRLAGKLAAVEDVPGGGVQITVDGTIEIEGGAKPAAVLRSLSRFYA; this is encoded by the coding sequence ATGAGCATCACCGTCAACGGCCTCGCCGAACTCAGGAAGCTGGCCGGCAGCGACCTGGGCACCAGCGGGTGGATCGAGATCACCCAGGAACGGATCAACACCTTCGCCGGCGCCACCGACGACCACCAGTGGATTCACGTGGACCCCGAGCGCGCGGCGGCCGGCCCCTTCGGCGCCCCCATCGCGCACGGGTATCTGACCCTCGCCCTGTTCATCCCGCTGTTCACTGAACTCCTGGACGTCCGGGGCGTGGCCACCAAGGTCAACTACGGCCTGAACAAGGTACGTTTCCCGGCACCGGTGAAGGCCGGCTCCCGCATCCGACTGGCCGGGAAGCTGGCGGCGGTCGAGGACGTGCCGGGCGGCGGCGTACAGATCACCGTCGACGGCACGATCGAGATCGAGGGCGGCGCCAAGCCGGCGGCCGTACTGCGGAGCCTGTCCCGCTTCTACGCCTGA
- a CDS encoding PaaX family transcriptional regulator C-terminal domain-containing protein — MEEPLRPQSLLLTFLGDQVLGRDVCVYSGSVIEVFACAGVGEQATRSTLTRMVNRGLLRRQREGRRMYFGLTGHSAAVLRDGERRIWEEGAVNRDWDGTWTLLGFSLPESWQRQRHDLRSKLVWSGFGPLFSGLWIAPGEVEVSSLVAELGLSAHVKVFRAHADAGMDVAAMIEETWELSELAGHYEAFVRRWELWEARLPEAGDVPPASDRGDPRLAPLALRLRLQAEWLRVIRRDPRLPVRHLPDDWPAGRAEKAFRAAYDRLTPLAQDSATRLLDLVPVRDDQA, encoded by the coding sequence ATGGAAGAGCCGCTGCGGCCCCAGTCCCTGCTGCTGACGTTCCTGGGTGACCAGGTGCTCGGGCGCGACGTCTGCGTGTACTCGGGCAGCGTCATCGAGGTCTTCGCGTGCGCCGGGGTGGGCGAGCAGGCGACGCGCTCGACGCTGACCCGCATGGTCAACCGCGGTCTGCTGCGCCGCCAGCGCGAGGGGCGCAGGATGTACTTCGGTCTGACCGGGCACTCGGCGGCCGTACTGCGCGACGGCGAGCGGCGGATCTGGGAGGAGGGTGCCGTCAACCGGGACTGGGACGGCACCTGGACCCTGCTCGGTTTCTCGCTGCCGGAGTCCTGGCAGCGCCAGCGCCACGACCTGCGTTCCAAGCTCGTCTGGAGTGGCTTCGGGCCGCTGTTCAGCGGGCTGTGGATCGCTCCCGGTGAGGTGGAGGTGTCATCGCTGGTGGCCGAGCTCGGACTGTCCGCCCACGTGAAGGTCTTCCGTGCGCACGCCGACGCCGGTATGGACGTCGCCGCGATGATCGAGGAGACCTGGGAGCTGTCCGAACTGGCCGGCCATTACGAGGCGTTCGTGCGGCGCTGGGAGTTGTGGGAGGCACGGCTGCCGGAGGCTGGGGACGTTCCCCCGGCCTCCGACCGGGGAGATCCCCGGCTCGCGCCGCTCGCGCTGCGGCTGCGGCTGCAGGCCGAATGGCTGCGGGTCATCCGCCGCGATCCGCGCCTGCCGGTCCGGCACCTGCCGGACGACTGGCCGGCGGGGCGGGCCGAGAAGGCGTTCCGGGCAGCGTACGACCGGCTGACGCCGCTCGCCCAGGACTCCGCCACACGCCTCCTCGACCTGGTTCCGGTACGCGACGATCAGGCGTAG
- a CDS encoding DUF6351 family protein, with protein MTSTRPRRRTGRAAAFGCCAALAVATACGGATGTGAGSAGAAKAAAPHARHYAGELADGAAWIADVPDDFNGTLMLFSHGYGPLQAQNAPDAMTRDAFLKRGYALVGSSYSGSSRWALNVAVQDQFATLGAVRKKVGKVGEPKRTIAWGQSMGGLVNSLIAQRGKGRIDGALSSCGIVAGGIGFNDYQADGDYAINQLLISGTQIKIGGFSSDEEAAASGKALANAVQSAQSTPQGRARTALAAALRNQPDWFSGQQPPSVHDYEARAKQQAEGLVKLSLPFTLGARYQVEKAQGGPVYSNVGVDYARLLRYSSDLPQVRALYEKAGLDLDEDLRRLTHHARTEADPGAVRNMERTAVPSGRLAVPNLTLHTTDDPLNPAPQESAYAHKVRGAGDGGLLRQTYVHATGHCTFKPANWLAALKALEHRLDTGSWGAATEPQQLNQAAREAAEGSYPPFVRYTAPELVGVRGRTGTR; from the coding sequence ATGACATCGACACGTCCCCGCCGCCGTACCGGACGGGCCGCGGCGTTCGGCTGTTGTGCCGCGTTGGCGGTGGCCACCGCCTGCGGCGGGGCCACCGGAACGGGAGCCGGGAGTGCCGGGGCCGCCAAGGCCGCCGCTCCCCACGCCCGGCACTACGCCGGTGAGCTCGCCGACGGTGCCGCCTGGATCGCCGATGTGCCGGACGACTTCAATGGCACGCTGATGCTGTTCTCCCACGGCTACGGGCCGCTCCAGGCACAGAACGCGCCCGACGCCATGACCCGTGACGCATTCCTCAAGCGTGGCTACGCGCTCGTCGGTTCCTCCTATTCGGGCAGCTCCCGGTGGGCCTTGAACGTCGCGGTGCAGGACCAGTTCGCGACCCTCGGCGCGGTCCGGAAGAAGGTCGGCAAGGTCGGCGAACCGAAACGCACCATCGCCTGGGGCCAGTCGATGGGCGGCCTGGTCAACTCCCTCATCGCGCAGCGGGGCAAGGGCCGCATCGACGGTGCGCTCTCCTCCTGCGGCATCGTCGCGGGGGGCATCGGCTTCAACGACTACCAGGCGGACGGCGACTACGCGATCAACCAGCTCCTCATCTCCGGCACACAGATCAAGATCGGTGGCTTCTCCTCCGACGAGGAGGCCGCCGCCTCCGGCAAGGCCCTGGCGAACGCCGTCCAAAGTGCCCAGTCCACACCGCAGGGCCGGGCCCGTACGGCGCTCGCCGCCGCGCTGCGCAACCAACCCGACTGGTTCAGCGGTCAGCAGCCGCCCTCTGTCCACGACTACGAGGCCCGCGCGAAGCAGCAGGCCGAGGGGCTCGTCAAGCTCTCCCTTCCCTTCACGCTCGGGGCGCGCTACCAGGTGGAGAAGGCCCAGGGCGGCCCCGTCTACTCCAACGTCGGTGTCGACTATGCCCGGTTGCTCCGTTACAGCAGCGATCTTCCCCAGGTCCGAGCGCTCTATGAGAAGGCGGGGCTTGACTTGGACGAGGACCTGCGGAGGCTCACGCACCACGCGCGCACCGAGGCCGATCCGGGCGCCGTGCGGAACATGGAGCGCACCGCCGTTCCCTCCGGCCGCCTCGCCGTGCCGAACCTCACCCTGCACACCACGGACGACCCGCTGAACCCGGCGCCCCAGGAGAGCGCGTACGCCCATAAGGTGCGCGGCGCGGGCGACGGCGGCCTGCTGCGTCAGACCTACGTACACGCCACCGGTCACTGCACCTTCAAGCCCGCCAACTGGCTCGCGGCCCTGAAGGCCCTGGAGCACCGCCTCGACACCGGCAGTTGGGGTGCGGCCACCGAGCCGCAGCAGCTCAACCAGGCGGCCCGGGAGGCGGCGGAGGGCAGCTACCCGCCGTTCGTCCGCTACACCGCTCCGGAGCTGGTCGGTGTACGGGGGCGCACCGGGACGCGCTGA
- a CDS encoding pentapeptide repeat-containing protein: protein MHVNTPRDLAALPYADRLEPFIGEIEHAGAYEWLHFDGTTFEGGEAGSSLFSQSAFSSVSFNGGRLRRSRFDEVWLHTVRMVGTNLAETTWLDSECAASIFAGTEIHGSEMRRVVFHQCKFDSVNLRATSLKDVAFVGCLLRDVDFGGARLADVRFPGSTLDRVRLDRATLTGVDLREATALGIASGIDSLNGATISTPQLFDLAPDLAQHIGLTVSDD, encoded by the coding sequence ATGCACGTGAACACCCCCCGCGACCTGGCCGCCCTGCCGTATGCAGACCGCCTTGAGCCCTTCATCGGCGAGATCGAGCACGCAGGCGCCTACGAATGGCTGCACTTCGACGGCACCACCTTCGAGGGCGGAGAAGCGGGCAGTTCCCTCTTCAGCCAGTCGGCCTTCTCCTCGGTCTCCTTCAACGGCGGCCGTCTGCGGCGCTCCCGGTTCGACGAGGTGTGGCTGCACACCGTCCGCATGGTAGGAACCAACCTCGCCGAGACCACCTGGCTGGACAGCGAGTGCGCCGCCAGCATCTTCGCCGGCACCGAGATCCACGGCAGTGAGATGCGCCGCGTCGTCTTCCACCAGTGCAAGTTCGACTCGGTCAACCTGCGCGCGACCTCGCTGAAGGACGTCGCCTTCGTCGGCTGCCTCCTGCGGGACGTGGACTTCGGCGGAGCGCGACTGGCGGATGTCCGCTTCCCCGGCTCGACCCTGGACCGGGTGCGACTCGACCGGGCCACGCTGACCGGGGTCGATCTGCGCGAGGCCACCGCGCTGGGCATCGCCTCCGGGATCGACTCCCTCAACGGCGCCACGATCAGCACGCCCCAGCTGTTCGACCTGGCACCCGACCTGGCCCAGCACATCGGCCTCACCGTGAGCGACGACTGA
- a CDS encoding HAD family phosphatase, with amino-acid sequence MRSLPTGTEAVVFDCDGLLVDTEGCWTVAESAIFAAHGHPFGPEQKALVIGRTVGAAGQAMAQYLGRPHAGGELAAELLERVRKELSRGAAALPGAAELVRACRAAVPVAVASNSPRELLDAALWSAGLADCFAHSFAADEVRSPKPAPELYLTACEALGATPERSVAFEDSATGIASARAAGLYVAVVPSLPGADLDHDWLGTSLAEPELLEWAEGLRDGTDH; translated from the coding sequence ATGCGCTCGCTCCCCACCGGCACCGAGGCCGTGGTCTTCGACTGCGACGGCCTGCTGGTCGACACCGAAGGTTGCTGGACCGTTGCGGAATCGGCCATCTTCGCGGCACACGGCCATCCCTTCGGTCCCGAACAGAAGGCGCTGGTCATAGGCCGCACGGTGGGGGCCGCTGGACAAGCCATGGCCCAGTACCTCGGGCGTCCGCACGCCGGTGGCGAACTCGCCGCCGAACTCCTCGAAAGAGTCCGCAAAGAGCTGTCCCGCGGCGCCGCGGCCCTCCCCGGGGCGGCGGAACTGGTGCGCGCCTGCCGCGCTGCCGTACCCGTCGCCGTAGCCAGCAACAGCCCCCGGGAACTGCTGGACGCGGCGCTGTGGTCGGCCGGTCTCGCCGACTGCTTCGCCCACTCGTTCGCCGCCGACGAGGTGCGTTCCCCCAAGCCCGCACCAGAGCTCTACCTCACGGCATGCGAGGCCCTGGGCGCGACCCCCGAACGCTCCGTGGCCTTCGAGGACTCGGCCACGGGTATCGCCTCGGCGCGTGCTGCCGGGCTCTACGTCGCGGTGGTGCCGTCCCTTCCCGGAGCCGATCTCGACCACGACTGGCTGGGTACCAGCCTGGCCGAACCCGAATTGCTGGAATGGGCCGAAGGGCTGCGAGACGGCACGGACCACTGA
- a CDS encoding LysE family translocator encodes MITLDAIGTFALIVGLLTLTPGLDTALILRTAALGHRRRAWGVVLGIQSGTLVWGTLASLGVTALLTASHVAYLTLRWVGAAYLVWMGGRLLWATWRHSSSGSPQTAGDGAGATAGTGTGDNLLAGWRQGIVTNLLNPKMGAFYVAVLPHFIPAGAAHLGAGVLLAGVHILLAVAWACALITFARVLRNRLHRPSARRCLDRITGTVIAAFGIRLALGQ; translated from the coding sequence ATGATCACCCTGGACGCAATAGGGACTTTCGCTCTGATAGTGGGACTCCTCACGCTCACTCCCGGACTGGACACAGCACTCATCCTGCGCACCGCGGCGCTCGGGCACCGCCGCCGTGCCTGGGGCGTGGTCCTCGGAATCCAGAGCGGCACGCTGGTCTGGGGCACGCTCGCCTCGCTCGGTGTGACCGCGCTGCTGACCGCGTCTCATGTCGCATACCTGACTCTTCGTTGGGTCGGCGCCGCGTACCTGGTGTGGATGGGCGGCAGGCTGCTGTGGGCCACCTGGCGCCACTCGTCGAGCGGGAGTCCGCAGACGGCGGGGGACGGAGCCGGGGCGACGGCCGGGACAGGCACCGGCGACAACCTGCTCGCCGGCTGGCGGCAGGGAATCGTGACCAATCTCCTCAATCCGAAGATGGGCGCCTTCTACGTCGCGGTTCTCCCGCACTTCATCCCCGCCGGTGCCGCGCACCTCGGTGCGGGCGTGCTCCTGGCCGGTGTGCACATCCTGCTGGCTGTCGCCTGGGCCTGTGCGCTGATCACCTTCGCCCGCGTGCTCCGAAACCGCCTGCACCGGCCCTCGGCCCGCCGTTGCCTCGACCGCATCACGGGCACGGTCATTGCCGCTTTCGGCATCCGGCTCGCGCTCGGACAGTGA